From one Culex quinquefasciatus strain JHB chromosome 3, VPISU_Cqui_1.0_pri_paternal, whole genome shotgun sequence genomic stretch:
- the LOC6041463 gene encoding cuticle protein AMP1A: MFKLVLISALVALAAAQDPRDAQAQTLVQESEVNPDGSYQYRYETSNGIAAQESGVGGQSATGSYSFTGQDGVLYTVNYVADANGFQPQGAHLPVDLPAPEHVIKTLEQIRANPPRDDPNFSIDALNAAIARFTGKK; this comes from the exons atgttcaaactg GTCCTCATCTCCGCCCTGGTTGCGCTCGCCGCCGCCCAAGATCCCCGCGATGCCCAGGCCCAGACGCTGGTCCAGGAGTCCGAGGTGAACCCGGACGGCTCGTACCAGTACCGGTACGAAACCAGCAACGGAATCGCCGCCCAGGAGAGCGGAGTCGGAGGCCAGTCGGCGACCGGCAGCTACTCGTTCACCGGCCAGGatggcgtcctgtacaccgtgAACTACGTCGCTGATGCCAACGGATTCCAGCCCCAGGGTGCCCATCTGCCGGTGGACCTCCCCGCCCCCGAACACGTCATCAAGACCCTGGAGCAGATCCGCGCCAACCCACCCCGTGACGACCCCAACTTCAGCATCGATGCGCTGAACGCTGCCATCGCTCGGTTCACCGGAAAGAAGTAA